Proteins from one Clostridium cellulovorans 743B genomic window:
- a CDS encoding manganese catalase family protein codes for MWYYEKRLEMPVRISKPDLRFTKALLTQLGGPDGELSASLRYLSQRYTMPTGKTKGLLTDIGTEELAHYEMICTMLYQLTKGASIRELKAAGLDTNYSVHGKACYPADSNGVPWTATYIQATGDPIADLNEDLAAEAKARAAYDRLILQTDDPDVKDALKFLREREIVHYQRFGEALVSIQDAILP; via the coding sequence ATGTGGTACTACGAAAAAAGATTAGAAATGCCTGTAAGAATATCAAAACCGGATTTAAGATTTACTAAGGCTTTATTAACTCAGCTTGGAGGACCTGACGGAGAACTTAGTGCTTCTTTAAGATATTTAAGCCAAAGATATACAATGCCTACTGGAAAGACTAAAGGTTTATTAACAGATATTGGTACAGAAGAATTAGCTCATTATGAAATGATTTGTACAATGTTATATCAGCTTACAAAAGGTGCTAGCATAAGAGAATTAAAAGCTGCTGGATTAGATACAAATTACTCAGTACATGGAAAAGCGTGCTATCCTGCTGATTCCAATGGTGTGCCTTGGACCGCAACTTATATTCAAGCTACTGGTGATCCAATAGCTGATTTAAATGAAGATTTAGCAGCTGAAGCTAAAGCAAGAGCTGCATATGATAGATTAATTCTTCAAACCGATGATCCAGATGTTAAAGATGCTTTAAAATTCTTAAGAGAAAGAGAAATCGTTCATTATCAAAGATTTGGGGAAGCTTTAGTTAGCATTCAAGACGCAATCTTACCATAG
- a CDS encoding spore coat protein CotJB, producing the protein MERKELLDKIYDVGFYLVDLNLYLDTHVDSEEALDELNQYSRELAKLREEYEKKFGPLTNFGLQSAEDWEQWISSPWPWEKDFN; encoded by the coding sequence GTGGAACGCAAGGAATTGTTAGATAAAATATATGACGTTGGTTTCTATTTAGTAGACTTAAATCTGTATTTAGATACACACGTAGATAGTGAAGAAGCCCTTGATGAATTAAATCAATATAGTAGAGAGCTAGCTAAACTTCGTGAAGAATATGAAAAAAAATTTGGTCCGCTAACAAACTTTGGTCTTCAAAGTGCAGAAGATTGGGAACAATGGATTTCTTCACCTTGGCCATGGGAAAAAGATTTTAATTAA
- a CDS encoding spore coat associated protein CotJA, translating to MDNLPKKTAKELDYGKAYVKYQPFRDLYDLKTALKRGTIFKALDKPKSIQLL from the coding sequence ATGGATAATTTGCCAAAGAAAACAGCTAAAGAATTAGATTATGGAAAGGCATATGTAAAATATCAACCTTTTAGAGACTTGTATGATCTTAAAACAGCTCTTAAAAGAGGAACTATTTTTAAAGCTCTAGATAAACCAAAATCAATACAATTACTCTAG